The genomic segment TGATATAAAGAAACATGGAGTAACTATAAAACCAGGAGGTGatataagaaaacaataaaaaaaaaaaaagcacctcaaTGAATGTTCTTATCCTTTCCAAGAATGCAGAGCCCTGTGTGGAGAGCTAGGCAGGTATGTGGAGACCCTGAGGAACTTGCTTCACTGTCCCACTTCTCATCTCCAAGGTGACATCATCATCCCCTCTATTTGGCACCACAAAATTAGCTCAATAATGATGGAAAAGGCAATGGTAATGTCCTGCTCACAAAAGTTCATGTTGCCAAAAGTCGTGGAACACATACTATTCCCTAATCTTTTCCCTGGTGACATAAAACAAGTAAGAtgttttgttacataggaaacCCCAGGAGAGTTGAAATAGGGGATAAGGGGACCAAGGCTATGCCCCCAAAGCAAATGTGTAACAATCAAAACAGCAAAAGAACTAACATAACTAACTCCATTTTTATTGAAGGAACTTCTACCCAGTCCTGCATGTAGGCTAGGATAATTTCAGAACACTGAGATAATACGCAAAAACAGCTATCATATAGTTTCTTAAACTAACTCTGGGATTAAAGGAGAAGTATGTAAACAACTATGTTTtgttaaacatttatagaagtaTTGTGGTTTGACCAAGATGAAGAAATTCCCAACCCTCTCAGACTCTGACTGACACGCAGATGTCTGTGGTTCCTGGTTACCATCTTGATTCTGACCCCCTCCTTTTCCCCTGCCCTTAATTTAAAAAGAGGCTAAAATTTGTACTGACTTAGGATGGTGCTTCAAGACACTAGTCCACCCTCTTCTCAGTTTGCTGCCCCTCCAAATAAACCTGCTTTTGTTCCCACCAACTCCTGTCTCTTGAGTTTTGGCTTCTGAATGGTGAGCAGCTGTAACCAAATGGAATCAGAGCACTGGAGTGTTCTGCTGAAACTTTTGGCCTGGCAGGGAGAAAAGAGAAGCCTTATATTAAAGCTGCTACTCTTTCTCAGCTGCATCACATTTGTTCCAGTATTTTGCCCCAGAAGCAAATATAaacctaaacagaaaaaaaagatgttttatgGATtcctgaattaaaaataaaaatccagccTAACTTTACACATGAGCATGAAACCAACATGCCATAGGACCTAGCATTCTGCCACAGTCCAGGACAGTTTCTTCCCAGGCTAGACATTCTGAGAAGCAAGTGTTTTTCTGTATTCAAATATAGCCGTGTTACATAATATCAGGACCAGCTCTCACTTCCTAATTTCACCTTTGCAGTGAAACTTCCATTGATCACCCCAGACCTGAACTTCTTTAGCATGAGTTGTCTGGAGCAGGTGTTAGGCACTTGTGTATTTGCAAGTATTGTAGAAGGCAGGATGACTTAGTGTAAAAGGTTCTGGGACCACAGAGCTGCAAGCTGAAATTCCAGCTCTGAGATTTGCTAGTTGTGAGATTTTTGGCGGTGACTACCCTCTTCTACCTTTAGCTGCATCACCTGTCAAATGAACACAATTAAACCCATCTTACAGAAGTGTTTTGGTAAGGAGTAAGTAAGCTATTACATTGGGAAAGAGCCTACTAAAGTGCCTGGGACATATCAAGTTCAATTATTATTTTGctcaattattattttcaaagcaaaatacataaacaaatcaGGAGATGGTCAAAAAAGGAATGTAGCATTCAAATTGGATCTCAATCCTTGCTGAACTATCCTAATTAATTACATATGCATGGATTTCTCAGGAGAAAATTTCTCAGTGCAAtcaaccccatctccaaaaaggAGTCATCCCACTCCCCAATTTTCAAGAGAAGTCTTCTACTTTTTCCTCAAAATTGAACACTAGTTTTCTTCTCAACATACTCAAGGACAAACCCCCAGTCTAATGACATTAAATATTACACTTAGGCTCAAGGATAATGGGTTTCCCTTATGATCTGTTCTACTGCATTTCACCAACGCTGTGGTTAAGGAAAGTGTGTCATCTTGATCTCAGTATCTGCAGGTCTTCTGCAGATTAGCCTttgagttaatttaaaaaatcaaacaagaacTCGGTGGTGGCCACTGCGCAGACCAGACTCGTTTGTGCGCCTCGCTCCGCTTTTCCTCTGCAACCATGTCTGACAAACCCGATATGGCTGAGATCGAGAAATTCGATAAGTCGaaactgaagaagaaagaaacgcAAGAGAAAAATCCACTGCCTTCCAAAGAAGCGATTGAACAGGAGAAGAAAGCAGGCGAATCGGAATGAGTCGTGCGCCGCCAATATGCACTGTACATTCCACAAGCCTTGACttcttattttacttcttttagctgtttaactttgtaagatgCAAAGAGGTTGGATCAAGTTTAAATGACTGTGCTGCCCCTTTCACATCAAAGAACTACTGACAACGAAGGCTGCGCCTGCCTCTCCATCTGTCTATCTGGCTGGCAGGGAAGGAAAGAACTTGCATGTTGGTGAAGGAAGAAGTGGGGTGGAGGAAGTGGGATGGGACGAATGTGAAATCTAGAGTAAAACCAAGCTGGCCCAAGGTATCCTGCAGGCTGTAATACAGTTTAATCAGAGtgccattttttttgttgttgttgttcaaatgattttaattattagaatgcacaatttttttaatatgcaaataaaaagtttaaaaacttgggccgggcgcagtagctcaagcctgtcatcctagttctttgggaggccgaggcgggtgaatcacgaggtcaagagatcgagaccatcctggtcaacatggtgaaaccccgtctctactaaaaaaaaatacaaaaaattagctgggcatggtggcacgtgcctgtaatcccagctactcaggaggctgaggcaggagaattgcctgaacccaggaggtggagcttgcggtaagccgagatcgcaccattgcactccagcctgggtaacaagagggaaactccgtctaaaaaaaaaaaaaaaaagtttaaaaacttaaaaaaaaaatcaaacaaacaaaaaacaccggAATAATCATCGTGTACATTTCAGGCTACAAATCCTATAAATCCTGTGTAAATGCACTTGCCCAAATCTAGAGTAGGTAGAAATAACCTTTTGACAAGAGGAAATCCTGATTTTAAATGATGTAAAGTAGAGCCTATGTTAGTacctcccattctttttttttttcttttttttttttttttgagatggagtctcactctgttgcccaggctggcatgcaggggcatgatcttggctcactgcaacatctgcctcccaggttcaagcgattctcctgcctcagcctcccaaagtagctggaactacaggcgcctgccaccacacccagctaatttttgtatttttagtagagacagggtttcaccatgttggccaggatggtctcgatctcttgaccttgtgatccgcctgccttggcctcccaaagtgctgggattacaggcgtaagccaccgtgcccagcctagtccCTCCCATTCTTTT from the Callithrix jacchus isolate 240 chromosome 14, calJac240_pri, whole genome shotgun sequence genome contains:
- the LOC103787919 gene encoding thymosin beta-4-like — encoded protein: MSDKPDMAEIEKFDKSKLKKKETQEKNPLPSKEAIEQEKKAGESE